A section of the Peptococcaceae bacterium genome encodes:
- a CDS encoding CoA transferase, which produces MLNKIKIIDLTRNLAGPYCTMLLADLGADVLKVEAPGVGDDARGFGPFIKGESGYFISVNRGKKGMTLNLKDKRGAGILRKLLEKADVLIESFRPGVLDRLGFSYDEVAKINPGIVYASISGFGQTGPYRDKPAYDMVVQGYGGIMSVTGQPAGIPTRVGVSIGDLAASLFCASGILAALLNREKTGQGDRIDISMLDCQVALLENSIVRYAVTEQNPIPIGNRHASITPFEALKTKDGYVIVCCGNQGLWEKYCEVIGHPELLEDRRFRDNNKRTENQPALSDILTKIMSKKTTQEWLGLLEKAGIPCAPINNISQVLNNEQVGFREMIVTLNHPRAGEVKVSGCPVKSMNCKTGAVQPSPLLGQHNEEVLSSLGFTAEEIAVLKQDKVI; this is translated from the coding sequence ATGCTGAACAAGATAAAAATAATCGATTTGACAAGAAATCTGGCAGGTCCTTATTGCACAATGCTTCTTGCCGACTTAGGCGCAGACGTTCTCAAGGTTGAGGCACCGGGGGTAGGTGATGACGCACGGGGATTTGGGCCGTTTATCAAGGGGGAAAGCGGCTATTTTATCAGTGTTAACAGGGGTAAAAAAGGGATGACATTAAATCTCAAGGATAAACGAGGCGCCGGCATTCTCCGGAAACTCCTGGAAAAAGCGGATGTCCTGATCGAAAGTTTCCGCCCGGGAGTGCTTGACAGACTAGGCTTTTCATACGACGAGGTCGCAAAGATTAATCCAGGGATCGTCTATGCCTCGATTTCGGGATTTGGACAGACAGGCCCTTACCGCGACAAACCGGCGTATGACATGGTCGTCCAGGGTTACGGGGGGATAATGAGCGTAACCGGACAGCCTGCAGGGATACCGACGCGGGTGGGCGTCTCCATTGGGGATCTTGCCGCTTCGCTGTTTTGCGCCTCAGGGATACTGGCGGCCCTTTTAAATAGGGAAAAAACAGGGCAGGGCGACCGGATTGATATTTCCATGTTGGACTGCCAGGTGGCCTTGTTGGAAAACTCGATAGTTCGTTACGCCGTCACAGAACAAAACCCCATACCCATTGGCAACCGTCACGCTTCCATCACCCCATTTGAAGCATTAAAAACTAAAGACGGTTATGTGATCGTCTGCTGCGGAAATCAAGGTTTATGGGAAAAATACTGCGAAGTGATAGGACACCCCGAACTCCTTGAGGATCGGCGTTTTCGCGACAACAACAAAAGGACTGAGAATCAGCCCGCCTTATCGGACATCCTAACAAAGATCATGTCGAAGAAAACCACCCAAGAATGGCTCGGCCTTTTGGAAAAAGCCGGCATCCCGTGCGCTCCCATCAATAACATCAGCCAGGTGCTCAACAATGAACAGGTGGGATTCCGGGAGATGATCGTGACCCTTAACCATCCGAGAGCCGGTGAGGTCAAGGTTTCCGGGTGTCCGGTAAAAAGCATGAATTGTAAGACGGGTGCGGTGCAACCCTCACCCCTATTGGGACAGCATAACGAGGAAGTACTCAGTTCATTGGGCTTCACTGCTGAAGAAATTGCGGTCTTAAAGCAAGATAAGGTGATATGA